A part of Helicobacter himalayensis genomic DNA contains:
- a CDS encoding glycosyltransferase family 2 protein: MRKISIITATFNSAKTLCATLDSVLKQDYTNIEHIIIDGKSSDNTLAIAQSYKKLYANKGFEFKIFSERDNGIYDAMNKGLARATGEIIGFLNSDDFFASKYIASLIAWGFAKPTNDIEIIYANINYVNNSLQTQRILRGKPFSPLSFKLGFHPPHPSFYAKKELFVRYGGFKLQYKIASDYELMLRFLQKYRAKSLYIDECFVKMRLGGASNASVANILRANMECFKSWQENALSKFPLFVVLKPLHKCFDVFKNLIDSNKGGGQYEVILWLSQTLPFSINHKINFLHSTSQMQEVRCA; this comes from the coding sequence GTGCGTAAAATCTCTATTATCACAGCGACTTTTAACTCTGCAAAAACTCTATGCGCAACGTTAGATTCTGTGTTGAAGCAGGATTATACAAATATAGAGCATATTATCATTGATGGCAAAAGTAGCGATAATACGCTTGCTATCGCACAAAGTTATAAAAAGCTTTATGCAAACAAGGGTTTTGAGTTTAAGATTTTTAGTGAGCGCGATAATGGCATTTATGATGCGATGAATAAGGGCTTAGCCCGCGCCACCGGTGAGATAATAGGATTTTTAAATTCTGATGATTTTTTCGCAAGTAAATATATTGCAAGCCTCATTGCGTGGGGTTTTGCAAAGCCAACAAATGATATAGAAATAATTTACGCCAACATAAATTATGTAAATAATTCCTTGCAAACACAGAGAATCTTGCGCGGAAAACCTTTTAGCCCGCTTTCTTTCAAGCTAGGATTCCACCCACCACACCCTAGCTTTTATGCTAAAAAAGAATTGTTTGTGCGCTATGGGGGATTTAAGCTTCAGTATAAAATCGCAAGTGACTATGAACTAATGCTGCGATTTTTGCAAAAATATCGCGCAAAAAGTCTCTATATCGATGAATGCTTTGTCAAAATGCGCTTAGGTGGCGCATCAAATGCAAGCGTGGCTAATATCTTGCGCGCGAATATGGAATGCTTTAAAAGTTGGCAAGAAAATGCTTTAAGCAAATTTCCATTGTTTGTGGTTTTGAAACCATTGCATAAATGCTTTGATGTGTTTAAGAATCTGATAGATTCCAACAAGGGGGGGGGGCAATATGAAGTAATCCTTTGGCTTTCCCAAACACTGCCTTTTTCAATCAATCACAAAATAAATTTTTTACACTCCACATCACAGATGCAAGAGGTGCGCTGTGCGTAA
- a CDS encoding glycosyltransferase, with translation MRKVYFWLLGECDCENPSAIKEEQIAQWEREGIVKYLGFSSDVREIIAQSSCVVLPSFYKEGVPRILLEAMSMGKPIITTNVSGCKECAKPPFENLKNFTLSANAILIPTKDSHALYQACAYLAQNPLKALHLGQNAREYVIARFEISHIIKHYKNALLSLMAQNTQEFAESRHRILDSHQSKSVDCALKEIESTKPKLAFISNTTQGMLNFRLEVLVTLQNIGYEIHILAPLFENSKNTESTQDTRNTTSSQFNNASKHLLKYDFNLHNITIDSKGLNPLRDTKSMIEIYRLLKSLRPQMIFNYTIKPVIYGSLASNILKTPNIAVITGLGYVFIGDGLKKRLLRALVCKMYKIALRKTTQVWFLNLDDKAEFLARKIIAPNRAFLLDSEGVDTEFFHPNFKTESKGFKTESSANSKDSKRYFANAQYDKTKACHIEPPCHSEPLCHSERSEESKDPKEPFIFLLAARMLWDKGVGEFVEAARMLKNELENAIRGGGYTIRFYLLGAQSAQNPSAIKEEQIAQWEREGIVKYLGFSSDVREIIAQSSCVVLPSYREGVPMSLLEAMSMGKPIIASNAPGCKEVVIQGHNGFLCDTKSAQSLYLAMRLMLALSNEQRTILGANSRKLATARYNKQKIIAHYTNTLENAIRGGGYEVKPLFLTYHYPLLSTLTPCNNPTPLAS, from the coding sequence GTGCGTAAGGTGTATTTTTGGCTACTCGGAGAATGTGATTGTGAGAATCCAAGCGCGATAAAGGAAGAGCAAATCGCGCAGTGGGAGCGTGAGGGCATTGTAAAATATCTAGGCTTTAGCTCTGATGTGCGAGAAATAATCGCGCAAAGCTCGTGTGTCGTATTGCCTAGCTTTTATAAAGAAGGTGTCCCGCGCATTTTGCTAGAAGCTATGAGCATGGGAAAACCCATCATCACAACAAATGTGAGTGGTTGCAAGGAATGTGCCAAGCCGCCCTTTGAAAATCTAAAAAATTTCACCCTTAGCGCAAACGCAATCCTTATCCCAACAAAAGACTCTCACGCGCTCTATCAAGCCTGCGCCTATCTCGCACAAAACCCACTCAAAGCCTTGCATTTAGGGCAAAATGCGCGTGAGTATGTCATCGCTCGTTTTGAAATCTCACATATCATTAAGCACTACAAAAACGCCCTATTATCGCTGATGGCACAAAACACGCAAGAATTTGCAGAATCTCGCCATAGAATCCTAGATTCCCATCAATCAAAAAGCGTTGATTGTGCGCTTAAAGAAATAGAATCTACAAAGCCAAAACTCGCCTTTATCTCAAACACTACGCAAGGTATGCTAAATTTTCGCCTTGAAGTGCTTGTAACATTGCAAAATATAGGCTATGAAATCCACATTCTCGCACCATTATTTGAAAACTCTAAAAACACAGAAAGCACGCAAGATACAAGAAACACAACCTCATCGCAGTTCAATAACGCAAGCAAGCATCTTTTGAAATATGACTTTAACTTGCACAATATCACCATAGATTCTAAAGGGCTCAATCCCTTGCGCGACACTAAGTCGATGATTGAAATTTATCGCTTGCTTAAGAGTTTGCGCCCACAAATGATTTTTAACTACACAATTAAGCCTGTGATTTATGGCTCTCTTGCGAGTAATATACTAAAAACCCCAAATATCGCGGTAATCACAGGGCTTGGGTATGTGTTTATAGGTGATGGGCTCAAAAAGCGTCTGTTGCGCGCGCTTGTGTGCAAAATGTATAAAATAGCGCTCAGAAAAACGACTCAAGTATGGTTTCTCAATCTCGATGACAAGGCAGAATTTTTAGCGCGCAAAATAATTGCACCAAATCGCGCATTTTTGCTTGATAGCGAGGGTGTGGATACAGAATTTTTCCATCCGAATTTTAAGACAGAATCCAAAGGGTTTAAAACAGAATCTAGCGCAAATTCTAAAGATTCTAAAAGATATTTCGCTAACGCTCAATATGACAAAACTAAGGCTTGTCATATTGAGCCCCCTTGTCATTCTGAGCCACTTTGTCATTCTGAGCGAAGCGAAGAATCCAAAGACCCTAAAGAGCCTTTTATCTTTTTGCTTGCTGCAAGAATGCTTTGGGATAAGGGCGTGGGTGAATTTGTAGAAGCCGCGCGTATGCTAAAAAATGAGCTAGAAAATGCAATAAGGGGGGGGGGATATACAATAAGATTTTATCTTCTGGGCGCACAAAGCGCACAGAATCCAAGCGCGATAAAGGAAGAGCAAATCGCGCAGTGGGAGCGTGAGGGCATTGTAAAATATCTAGGCTTTAGCTCTGATGTGCGAGAAATAATCGCGCAAAGCTCGTGTGTCGTATTGCCTAGCTATCGTGAGGGCGTGCCAATGAGCCTGCTAGAGGCAATGAGTATGGGTAAGCCCATCATCGCAAGCAACGCGCCGGGTTGCAAAGAGGTAGTAATACAAGGACACAACGGCTTTTTGTGCGATACAAAAAGTGCGCAAAGCCTATATCTTGCTATGCGCCTTATGCTTGCCTTAAGCAACGAACAAAGAACAATTTTAGGGGCGAACTCTCGCAAATTAGCCACTGCGCGCTATAACAAGCAAAAAATTATCGCGCATTATACAAATACGTTGGAAAATGCAATAAGGGGGGGGGGATATGAAGTAAAACCCCTTTTCCTCACATACCACTACCCTCTTTTATCTACTCTCACTCCTTGCAATAATCCTACACCTTTGGCTAGCTAA